From the Spiribacter sp. 2438 genome, one window contains:
- the rbfA gene encoding 30S ribosome-binding factor RbfA, translating into MGNDFPRSRRVADQIQRELAELIRDEVRDPRVRSVTVSEVDVTRDFSHANVYVTGLGQSEADSRLMAEVLNGAAGFLRKQLSRRLRLRTVPALHFHYDPVFNQGARLNELIDRAVSDDDDRQRDPD; encoded by the coding sequence ATGGGCAATGATTTTCCACGCAGTCGCCGGGTCGCTGACCAGATACAGCGGGAACTCGCCGAGCTCATTCGGGATGAAGTCCGCGACCCGCGGGTGAGGTCGGTGACCGTGTCCGAAGTGGACGTCACCCGCGATTTCTCCCATGCCAACGTTTATGTCACCGGCCTGGGACAGTCGGAGGCCGACTCCCGGCTGATGGCCGAGGTATTGAACGGTGCAGCCGGTTTTCTTCGCAAACAGCTGTCCCGTCGCCTGCGCCTGCGCACGGTGCCGGCGCTTCACTTCCACTACGATCCGGTGTTCAACCAGGGCGCCCGTCTGAATGAGTTGATCGACCGGGCGGTGTCCGACGACGACGACCGTCAGCGCGACCCGGACTGA
- the truB gene encoding tRNA pseudouridine(55) synthase TruB — MARKSGRDVHGILLLDKPPGQTSNRVLRRVSRLLDARKAGHTGSLDPLATGLLVACFGEATKLSGWLLDADKTYVATARLGVTTDSGDADGRPLQERVVPPLAAEALEEILAGFRGEQQQIPPMFSALKHDGRRLHELARAGQTVDRPPRRVVIHELRGEPLSADQLRLEVRCSKGTYIRSLVEDIGEKLGCGAHVETLRRTGLGPFRDPAMQSPEVLEAEVAKAGSVESVERHLLPIHLALSEHPSVALDGPRTRRFQQGQAVEVTASPDAAATAHPSTDSIVAVFESEGRFLGVGEWAGDHWLKPRRLLVHRTPEG; from the coding sequence ATGGCACGCAAGAGTGGACGCGACGTTCACGGCATTCTGTTGCTGGACAAACCCCCGGGGCAGACGTCCAACCGGGTGTTGAGGCGTGTCAGTCGGTTGCTGGATGCGCGCAAGGCGGGGCACACCGGTAGCCTTGATCCGCTGGCAACCGGCCTGCTGGTGGCCTGCTTCGGCGAAGCTACCAAGCTGAGTGGCTGGTTGCTGGATGCCGACAAGACTTATGTGGCCACGGCCCGGCTCGGGGTCACGACGGACAGCGGCGACGCGGATGGCAGGCCACTCCAGGAGCGAGTCGTTCCACCTTTGGCTGCCGAGGCACTCGAGGAAATCCTTGCCGGATTCCGTGGCGAGCAACAGCAGATTCCTCCCATGTTCTCGGCGCTCAAGCATGACGGGCGACGCCTGCACGAACTGGCTCGAGCCGGGCAGACCGTGGATCGGCCACCCCGTCGGGTGGTGATCCATGAGTTGCGCGGTGAACCGCTGTCCGCTGACCAGCTCCGTCTGGAAGTGCGCTGCTCGAAAGGCACCTACATCCGCAGCCTGGTGGAGGACATCGGTGAAAAGCTGGGTTGCGGCGCTCACGTTGAGACGCTGCGGCGCACCGGACTGGGGCCGTTCCGTGATCCGGCAATGCAGAGTCCTGAAGTGCTGGAGGCCGAGGTGGCCAAGGCGGGATCGGTGGAGAGCGTCGAGCGGCATCTCCTGCCCATCCATCTGGCACTATCCGAGCACCCCTCGGTAGCGCTGGACGGCCCGCGAACCCGGCGTTTTCAGCAGGGCCAGGCGGTCGAGGTGACGGCATCCCCCGACGCTGCCGCGACGGCCCATCCGAGTACGGATTCCATCGTGGCGGTCTTCGAATCGGAGGGCCGCTTTCTGGGAGTGGGCGAATGGGCCGGCGATCATTGGCTCAAACCCCGCCGATTGCTTGTTCACCGAACCCCCGAGGGCTAG